A single window of Salvia splendens isolate huo1 chromosome 8, SspV2, whole genome shotgun sequence DNA harbors:
- the LOC121742936 gene encoding uncharacterized protein LOC121742936, giving the protein MAKGRKLITSRSESFLGSFGGHTAANSSSELKEEDVWSVADDTVNGDDFSADGDWGARASAHRNRSFGGYKASPRYQAGGLSLAFDDPTSAASQRIIHQFHLQEGSPRGRNMATSAPVNVPDWSKIYRVDSVESLHDSDDGLDDAELVPPHEYLAREYTRNRNSVFEGVGRTLKGRDMSRVRDAVWSQTGFDG; this is encoded by the coding sequence ATGGCCAAGGGTCGGAAACTGATCACCAGCCGCAGCGAAAGCTTTTTAGGAAGTTTCGGCGGCCACACGGCGGCGAATTCTTCATCCGAGCTGAAAGAAGAAGACGTCTGGTCGGTCGCGGATGACACCGTCAACGGCGATGATTTCTCAGCAGACGGAGACTGGGGCGCACGCGCTTCCGCTCATCGCAATAGGAGCTTCGGCGGTTACAAGGCCTCGCCGCGGTACCAAGCCGGCGGCTTGTCATTAGCTTTCGACGACCCCACAAGCGCCGCGTCGCAGAGGATCATCCACCAGTTCCACCTGCAGGAGGGATCGCCACGTGGCCGCAATATGGCCACGTCAGCACCCGTTAACGTGCCCGATTGGTCTAAGATATACCGGGTCGACTCGGTGGAGTCCTTGCATGACTCGGATGACGGCTTGGATGACGCCGAGCTGGTTCCCCCGCACGAGTATCTGGCGCGTGAGTACACACGCAACCGGAACTCGGTGTTTGAGGGAGTGGGGAGAACGCTCAAGGGGCGCGATATGAGCCGAGTCCGAGATGCGGTGTGGAGCCAGACCGGGTTCGATGGCTGA
- the LOC121746040 gene encoding B3 domain-containing protein Os03g0212300-like, with amino-acid sequence MPSFIKTFSEATSLNELRIPPEFVALHGANLPFDCRLITLLGRRSFPVRVLNIASGCHFHAGWSDFRITNEIVHHDVLTFTMVDAGVFLVKRYNPRTGCPPLGDLQATGYGDSDHSDAPDVDTSNDYVPTQSEGGDSSDGDDYASDAGVLDEDGCPTFTVTFDSSNINGTLEIPMAFWRRHIRMISLQDPVYFNVNGDCWFIILDHNETKIWVKRGWRRFKERNNVVVGVRCHFKLIDRNEVQFYVWFDRP; translated from the exons ATGCCGTCCTTCATCAAGACGTTTTCCGAAGCTACTAGTTTGAATGAGTTG CGCATTCCACCAGAATTTGTGGCTCTTCATGGTGCGAACCTACCTTTCGATTGCCGACTAATCACGCTGCTAGGAAGGAGGAGTTTCCCAGTTCGTGTGTTGAATATTGCGAGTGGCTGCCATTTCCACGCTGGTTGGTCGGACTTTCGGATCACCAACGAAATTGTTCACCATGATGTGCTTACTTTTACCATGGTCGACGCGGGGGTATTCCTTGTGAAACGCTATAACCCAAGAACTGGATGTCCTCCTCTCGGTGATCTACAAG CCACTGGATATGGAGACTCCGACCATAGTGATGCCCCGGATGTGGATACATCGAACGACTACGTGCCAACGCAATCAGAGGGTGGGGACTCGTCGGACGGTGACGACTACGCTTCGGACGCAGGGGTATTGGATGAGGATGGCTGCCCGACGTTCACCGTTACGTTTGATTCGTCGAACATCAACGGGACACTGGAAATTCCGATGGCTTTTTGGCGCCGCCACATTCGAATGATTTCCCTTCAAGACCCGGTGTACTTCAATGTAAACGGGGACTGCTGGTTCATCATTCTTGACCACAACGAGACCAAGATCTGGGTGAAACGCGGCTGGAGACGTTTCAAGGAACGTAACAATGTAGTGGTTGGTGTGCGGTGCCACTTCAAACTCATTGATCGGAATGAGGTTCAGTTTTATGTGTGGTTTGATCGGCCTTGA
- the LOC121746039 gene encoding putative nuclease HARBI1, with translation MGNAEDSRKNNLTTVVFLLEEIIRNHQINMLLISLMITLIFPQNRKRKRWDRLGQSVVLDSIPDHVRQLDRLVRVTDIACVDNLRMDRNTFGRLCRILRDRVGLVDQRQVTVEEQVAMFLCVLAHHKKSRIVGHNFMRSSQTVSKYIHTVLHGVLTLHNLFLVKPIPIDEGCIDRRWKWFKGCLGALDGTYINVRVPIADVPRYRNRKGHITTNTLAVCDPQLRFTYLLPGWEGSAADSRILRDAVSRPLGLKVPKGCYYLCDQAYPNAEGFLTPYKGVRYHLKEWGVGRQAPQTPEELFNLRHSKARNVIERSFAVLKMRWGILRSASFYPIDVQTGLIIACFLLHNYIRGEMVVDPVEAEVVNEADIDDEPVNDPLLCGDNISSVEPSALWTQKRDDLAREMWGDRNNGQV, from the exons ATGGGTAACGCCGAGGATTCCCGAAAG AATAACCTGACCACCGTGGTGTTCTTGCTAGAAGAGATTATACGGAACCATCAAATTAACATGCTTCTCATATCTTTGATGATCACATTAATTTTCCCGCAAAACCGCAAGCGTAAACGGTGGGATCGGCTAGGTCAGTCTGTGGTTCTAGATTCTATCCCGGATCATGTGCGTCAACTAGATAGGCTTGTGCGTGTGACAGACATAGCTTGTGTGGATAATTTGAGAATGGATAGGAATACCTTTGGGCGTCTATGTCGTATTCTCCGTGACCGGGTAGGCCTAGTAGACCAGAGACAAGTGActgtagaagaacaagtggctATGTTCCTGTGTGTGCTTGCTCATCACAAAAAATCCCGCATAGTAGGTCACAATTTCATGCGATCATCTCAAACCGTCTCCAAATATATCCACACTGTACTCCATGGAGTTCTCACGCTTCACAATCTTTTTTTGGTGAAGCCCATCCCAATAGATGAGGGTTGTATTGATCGTAGATGGAAATGGTTCAAG GGTTGCTTAGGTGCTTTGGATGGGACTTACATCAATGTGCGTGTCCCAATTGCCGACGTTCCCCGGTACCGTAATCGAAAAGGTCACATCACCACCAATACACTAGCCGTGTGTGACCCCCAGCTCAGATTCACTTACCTCCTTCCTGGTTGGGAAGGCTCGGCAGCCGATTCAAGGATCTTAAGGGATGCAGTCAGCCGACCTTTAGGTCTGAAAGTACCCAAAG GATGCTACTATCTCTGCGATCAAGCATACCCAAATGCCGAAGGTTTCTTGACACCGTACAAAGGTGTCCGCTACCat CTCAAGGAATGGGGGGTCGGAAGGCAAGCCCCCCAAACACCGGAAGAGCTTTTCAACCTTAGACACTCCAAGGCGAGGAATGTCATCGAAAGATCATTCGCGGTGCTGAAGATGCGTTGGGGAATCCTAAGGTCAGCAAGCTTTTATCCCATAGATGTTCAAACTGGACTCATCATTGCATGCTTTCTTCTACACAATTACATACGAGGTGAAATGGTAGTTGATCCCGTCGAGGCTGAGGTGGTTAATGAGGCTGATATTGATGATGAGCCTGTCAACGATCCTTTGTTGTGTGGTGATAATATCAGTAGCGTGGAACCATCTGCATTATGGACCCAAAAAAGGGATGATCTTGCAAGGGAAATGTGGGGAGATAGAAATAATGGACAAGTTTGA